The genomic DNA CAGAACCAGCACGAACGGCAACAGGAGAGCCCACCCCGCCAGGACCGGTACGAGTGGGGCAGGAGGGGCCTGTGTGGTTCAGACCTGTGGGCTCGGCGGCCGTAGGGTGTCGGACGTGAGAAGACATGTCGCGTTCAACCGCCTGCACAACTTCCGGGACCTCGGCGGCTACGTCGCCGGTGACGGCCGGACGGTGACGTGGGGGCGGATCTACCGGTCCGACTCGCTGGCCAAGCTGGCGGGCGACGACTGGGACCGCTTCCTGGGGCTCGGGGTGCGCGTGGTGATCGACCTGCGCTACCCGTGGGAGATCGCGGCCAAGGGCCGGGTGCCGGAACACGACGGGATGACGTACGTGAACCTGAGCATCGAGCACCGGCCCTACGACCAGGCGGAGATCGACCCGGACGTCGACCCGTGGCGCCACCTCGCCGACCGGTACGCCGAGGTCGCCGCGGACGGGGCCGGTGAGTTGCGGCAGGCGCTGGAGGTGATCGCCGGCGGAGCGGGGCCGCTGGTGTTCCACTGCGCCTCGGGCAAGGACCGCACCGGGATCCTGGCCGCCCTCGTCCTGTCGCTGGCCGGGGTGGCGGAGGAGCAGATCGTCGAGGACTTCGCGCTGACCGAACTGGCCACGGACAGGCTGGTCGCCGACTGGCGGGCCGCCCATCCGTCGCGGGTGCTGCGGTGGCCGGGATACGGGCGGGCGCCGGCCGAGGTCATGCGGCTGTTCCTCGCCGACCTGGCGTCCCGGCACGGGTCGGTACGGGGCTACGCCGCCGACGTGCTGGGCGTGGACGACGACCTGGTCAACCGGCTACGCGACGAGCTCCTCGCCCCCTGACGCCGGCCCCCTGCCACCACCGGCAAGCACCGGCTCCCATGAGCCGCGAACATCCACGCATGCCGACCTCCGCGCGTACCGACGTCCACGGACGGCGTCGGTCGCGCATGACGGAACCCGGCTCCCGGCCACAGGAGGACCCGCTCACCTGGCAGCACAGGGTGACTGCCATCACCAGCGGGGCACCGGCTCTCGGGCACCGACTCCCAGCGGTGCGGACGACCAGGCGTACGGGCCGCCATGCATTCCCACCACCGTGCACGCCCACTACCATGCATTCCCACCACGGTGCACTCCCGCCATCGTGCGTGCCGGCATCAACGGATGCCGGCACGCCGCAGGTCAGGCGTCGATGTGGTCGCGGTCCACCTCAGCGGCGCTGTTGACGATGAACTCGCGGCGCGGAGCCACGTCGCTGCCCATCAGCAGGCTGAAGATGCTCTCCGCACCCTCGGCGTCCTCGATGCGGACGCGGCGCAGGATGCGGTGACGCGGGTCCATGGTGGTCTCGGCGAGCTGGTCGGCGTCCATCTCACCGAGGCCCTTGTAGCGCTGCACCGGGTCCTTCCAGCGCTTGCCCCGCCGTTCCAGGTCGCGCAGCACCCGCTGCAACTCGGCGTCGGAGTAGCAGTAGATGTACTTGTCCTTGCCCCGGCCCGGATTGGTGAGCTCGATCCGGTGCAGCGGCGGGACGGCGGCGAAGACGCGGCCGGCCTCGACCATGGGCCGCATGTAGCGGTGGAACAGCGTTAACAGCAGGCACCGGATGTGGGCGCCGTCGACATCGGCGTCGGCCATGAGGATGACCTTGCCGTAGCGGGCGGCGTCGATGTCGAACGAGCGGCCGGACCCGGCCCCGACGACCTGGATGATGGCGGCGCACTCGGCGTTCTTGAGCATGTCGCTCATCGACGCCTTCTGGACGTTGAGGATCTTGCCGCGGATCGGCAGCAGCGCCTGGAACTCCGAGTCGCGGGCCAGCTTGGCGGTGCCGAGCGCCGAGTCGCCCTCGACGATGAACAGCTCGCTGCGGTCGACGTCGTCGCTGCGGCAGTCGACGAGCTTGGCCGGCAGCGCGGAGTTTTCGAGGGCGCTCTTGCGGCGCTGGTTGTCGCGGTGCTCGCGGGCGGCGATGCGTGCCTTGGCGGCGGCGACGATCTTCTCCAGCATGGCGCGCAGCGGCTGCTTGAAGCCACGCGGCGGGTTGGCGAACATCTCCTTGAGCTCGCGGCTGACGACGTGGGAGACGATGCGGGTGGCCGCGGAGGTGCCGAGCACCTCCTTGGTCTGGCCCTCGAACTGCGGCTCCGGCACCCGGACGGTCACCACGGCGGTCAGGCCCTCGTGGATGTCCTCCTTGGTGACGGGGTCGTCGCCGTTCTTGAGCAGGCGGGTCTCGCGCAGCTGCTCGTTGATCGTGCGGACCAGGCCGCGTTCGAAGCCCGTGAGGTGGGTGCCGCCCTTGGGGGTGGAGATGACGTTGACGAACGAGCGGACGGTGGACTCGTAGCCCTTGCCCCAGCGCACCGCCACGTCGACGGTCAGCTCGCGCTGCACCTCGGTGGGCGTCATGTGGCCCTGGTCGTCGAGGACCGGCACGGTCTCGTGGAAGTGGCCGACCCCCTGCAGGCGCAGCACGTCGCAGACGGCCTCGTCGCGCGCCAGGAAGTCGGTGAACTCGGAGATGCCGCCGTCGAAGCGGAACTCCTCCGTGACGGGCTCCTCGTCCCTGCTGTCGACGACCACGAGCGTGAGGCCGGGCACCAGGAAGGCCGTCTGGCGCAGCCTGACGTGGATCTCGTCGAGCGACACCTCGGCGTCGGGCAGGAAGATCTGTTTGTCGGCCCAGAAGCGGACCCGGGTGCCCGTGACGTTCTGGGCCAGCCTGCCGCCCTCGCGCAGCCCGGACTTCTTCCGGAACTTGGCCGTCGGCCCGTCACCGTCGAAGAAGCCGGGCACGCCGCGGCGGAAGCTGATCTCGTGGACCCTCCCGTCGCGGTCGACCTCGACGTCGAGGCGCGCCGACAGGGCGTTGACCACGGAGGCGCCGACGCCGTGCAGGCCGCCGGACGCGCCGTAGGAGCCGCCGCCGAACTTGCCGCCCGCGTGGAGCTTGGTGTAGACGAGCTCGACACCGGCCAGGCCGCTCTTGGGCTCGATGTCGACCGGGATGCCACGGCCGTTGTCGCGCACCTCGATGGACCCGTCGGCGTGCAGCTCGACCTCGATGCGGTCGCAGTGACCCGCGAGCGCCTCGTCGACGCCGTTGTCCACGATCTCCCAGAGGCAGTGCATGAGCCCACGGCTGTCGGTGGACCCGATGTACATGCCGGGACGCTTGCGGACCGCCTCAAGGCCCTCCAGCACCGACAGGTGACGAGCCGTGTAACCCGCCTCGACTAGCGTCACTCCAGCTCCTCTGGTCTAGCATCGAACACCAGTGCGTAGCTTACCGTTCTTCCCTCACGCGCGCGTACAAGCTTGCCACGCCGTCACGTTTGCCGTTACCAGGCGGCTGTCCGTCACTACTTTCGGACACATTCCGCTCTCGGCGTAGCGAGGGGGCGGTTGGGAACGTCCAGGTCCGGTTAGATGTTGTTCCAAGTGACTGACGCCAGATCCTCGCTTCGGCGGGGGTGACCCGAAAGGCGATACGTGACTGGAGCTCTCGCCCCCGTTAAGCCGCTGACGGCCCTCGACCGCTGCGACCGTTGCGGCGCCCAGGCCTACATTCGCGCGACCCTGCCCGTGGGTGGGGAGCTGCTGTTCTGCGCCCACCATGGGCGTCAGCACATCGCAGCACTGCGCGAAAAGGGCGCCGACATCCTGGACGAGTCGGCTCGGCTCAGCGAAACCCCTTCCATTGCCCGCAACGACCAGCGCTGACAGCGCGCTGGTCGTGATGAGATAACCACATATCGCACAAGCGTGGAACGGCGGTCCGGCATGCCCGAGGCCGCCGTTCAGCGTTTCCCGGCCCGGTCCTCCCCCCGCCACCGGGTCGTCAGAGGACCCGGTAGTGGTAGCCGCCGCGTACCTCGAAACCCTCGGTCCGGTACAAGGCCTGCGCGGCCAGGTTGGGTGCGGTGGTGACGAGGTACGCCGAGCGGGCACCGCTGTGCCGCACCAGGGCGCGCAGGACGCTGCGGGCGAGCCCGCGGCGGCGGGCATGCGGCAGGGTCGCCATGCAGTAGACGCCCAGCGTGTCCCCCTGCGGCACACCGCGTCCGACGGCCAGCGGCACGCCGTCCTCCTCCACGGCGGCGTACCGGGCCGGCACGCCGGTGCAGATGCGCTCGGCGGCCGCCAGCCCGTCGCCGTAACGACCGTCCACGGCCCACCACGTCTCCAGCCACTCCGGCCAGGGATGGTCCTCGACGCGCACCTGGTGTCCCGGCTCGGGCATCTCACCCGAACCCACCATGACGATGGTGGGGTCGACGAGGGCGTACCCCCTGGCCTCCAGCGCGGCGTCCAGCTCGGGCGCGGTCCGCGACCCCACCGAGAAGACGCAGCGCTGTCCCCGGGAGGCGTAGAAGTCCTCGGCCACGCCGACGGCCGCGTCCAGGTCGGCGGGGACGTCCGGCGCGAGGACCGAGTTGGCCCGTTTGGTGACCCCGCCCGCGTATCGGAGGATCCAGCCGCCGTGCCGCCGCTGCTCGTACGCGGGCCAGGCCTCGTGGACGAGGAGGTCGATGTTCACCCGGAGGAGCCTAGTGGGTGACCACGAACGTTTGCCTGGTCGGGCGGCCGGTCGTCCCGAGGGGTCACCCCCCACTAGAGGCCAGGCGCTCGCGGAAGCAACCGGCCGAAGGCACGGTCTTGGACGGTACTTTCGGCCCATACCGCGGTAAGACACAGCCCCGCAAAGTAGGGGCTCATGTCAGAGAGAAGACGGCGTATCGACGCGCTTGATGTGATTCGCGGATTCGCGCTCTGCGGGATCTTGCTGGCCAATGTCGGGCCGATTTCCAACATCAGTGGCAAGATCGTGGGGCCCGGGACGAGCGACTGGATGGGGTACATCGTCGATCACCGGTTCTTCCCGATCTTCGCCGTCCTGTTCGGCGTGGGGTTCGCGCTGTTGCTGGAGTCGGCCGAGGGCCGTACGGCCAGTCCGCGGCTGCTTCTGCTGCGCAGGCTGCTCGTGCTCCTTGCGATCGGTCTCCTGCACCTGTTCCTGATCTGGCCGGGTGACGTGCTCGCCATCTACGCGGCCTCCGGGCTGGTGATCCTGCTGCCGTCGACCTGGCTGCCGCGGTGAGCGGTCGCGGTCCTCGCCGTCGTGGTCCTCGTGGCGTCCCTGTTCGTGACCGACGGCTACCTGCTCGCCCCCGGCCTGCTGCTGGTGGGCGCCGCCCTGGTCAGGTACGGCGTGATCGACCGGATCGAGCAGTCCGCGAAGGGACCGGCCATCACGGGGGCGCTGCTCGCGGTGGCCGCAGCACCGACGCTGGCGGTACAAGTCGTCGTGCAGATGAACAATCCCGCCGGCCGGGCCGCCGGCGTCGTGACCGCGATCGCCGGCATGCTGATCGGCGGGGTGTACGTCTGCATGCTGCTGCTCATGCTCAGGACGCCGCTGCGGGCGGCACTGCACGCGCTCTTCGCGCCGCTGGGGAAGATGGCGCTGACGAACTACCTCACCGCCTCCATCCTCGTGCTGGCCGTCGCGCACCTGCACGGCCGCCCGCAGGACTGGACCCAGCCCGTACTCCTGGCCCTAGCGGTCGGGATCCTCTCCGCGCAGTGGGTGTTTTCCACGCTGTGGCTGCGCCGTTACCGGTTCGGTCCGCTGGAATGGCTGTGGCGCTGGGCCACGTGGGGCCGCCGCCCGGCCCTCCAGCACGCCTAGTGGGTCACTACGAACGTCACCGGATTTGATCAAGCGGGGTCGGCCCATCCGGCGCCTTGGACGGGCCGGATCGATAGCAGCCCGAACTGGTCGAAGGCGAAGCACCGGTTGGGGAAGCGGCCGGTGACCTCCTCGATCCGGTCCAGCTTGGCGTCGAAGGAGGTCTTCCAGGCGCGGGTGCGTCGGAAGGAGATGCCGTGCCGGTGCGGCAGCCGGCGCAGGTGCCCGCGCCCGATGAACATCCGGCGGTCGCCGTGGCGGGCCAGGTGCTCGGCGAGCTTGCGCACGCTCCCGCCCGGCAAGGGTCCAGCGCGGGCCCGCCGGCCGGGCGCCCCCGTGGAACCCCTGCCGTTCCGGCCGGACGGGCGGCGGTGGCCGGACGCGGCGGCCTGGCCTGGGAGAATGGGGACGTGTTGATTCTGTTGCCGCCGTCCGAGGGCAAGGCCTCCGAAGGCAGCGGCCCTCCCCTGGGTGACCTGTCGTTCCCCGCCCTCGGCCGGGCGCGCAGGCGGGTGCTGACCGCGCTCGCCAAGGCGTCGCGGCGGCGTGACGCCCTGGACGTGCTGGGCCTGACCCCGGGGCTGGCCGGCGAGCTCGCGAAAAACCTGGTGCTCCAGACGGCCGCCACGCTCCCCGCCGCCGAGTTGTACACCGGTGTCCTCTACGACAACCTCGGTCTCGGCACCTTGGAGGGTGCGGCCAGGCTGCGGGCCGAGGAGTCGGTGCTCGTCTTCTCGGGGCTGTGGGGGGTGCTGCGGATCACCGACCGGGTGCCGCCCTACCGGCTGTCCATGGGGGTCAGCCTGCCTCCGCTCGGCGGGCTGGCCGCCTTCTGGCGCCCGCTGGTGACGAAGCAGCTCGACGCGCTTCCCGGGCTGGTGGTGGACCTGCGTTCGGCCACGTACGCGGGGGCCTGGCAGCCGGGTGACCGGTCGGTGGCGGTACGGGTGTTCAAGGACGGCAAGGTGGTCAGCCACATGGCCAAGGCCACCCGAGGTGAGATCGCCAGGGCCCTCCTTGCGTCCGGCGACGACCCGGCGTCCCCGGACGAGCTGGCCAAGATCCTGGACACTCTGGGCTACACCGTGGACCTGACGGCCCCCGCCCGGCCGACCCGCCCGTGGACCCTCGACGTCCGGCTCTGACTGCCCTCTCGGCCGCCCCTGCCGGTGAGGCTCCCGCGCAGGCGCAGGTCCCGGGGGCATGGGCCCCTTCGGACAGGTGAAGCTTTCGGAGGCGGGAGGTCCCAGGGCTGCTGGTCATCGGTTCGGCCGGTCCCGGAGTCGGAGATCCCGGGCCGGGAGGTCCCAGGGCGGCTGGTCACGGTTCGGCCGGTCGCGGAGCCGGAGATCCCGGGCCGGGAGGTCCCAGCGGGTCGTCCGTGACCCGGACACCCACGACCCATCCTGCGGCCCGGACGCGGACGGCTCACCGAGCCAGCGGGCCTGGACACGCGTGAGCCCCGCGCTGCGAGGCAGGGCGGGGCTCAGGCGGGGTGGTGGGTCAGTCGAGGTAGTCGCGCAGCACCTGGGACCGGGACGGGTGGCGCAGCTTGGACATCGTCTTCGACTCGATCTGCCGGATGCGCTCGCGCGTCACCCCGTAGACCTTGCCGATCTCGTCGAGCGTCTTGGGCTGCCCGTCGGTGAGGCCGAACCGCATCGACACGACGCCCGCCTCCCGCTCCGACAACGTGTCGAGAACGGAGTGCAGTTGCTCCTGCAGCAGCGTGAAGCTGACGGCGTCGGCCGGGACGATGGCCTCGGAGTCCTCGATGAGGTCGCCGAACTCGCTGTCACCCTCCTCGCCCAGCGGCGTGTGCAGCGAGATGGGCTCGCGGCCGTACTTCTGGACCTCGACGACCTTCTCGGGCGTCATGTCCAGCTCGCGGGCCAGCTCCTCGGGCGTGGGCTCGCGGCCGAGGTCCTGCAGCATCTGCCGCTGGACCCGGGCCAGCTTGTTGATCACTTCGACCATGTGGACCGGGATGCGGATGGTGCGCGCCTGGTCGGCCATGGCGCGGGTGATCGCCTGCCGGATCCACCACGTGGCGTAGGTGGAGAACTTGTAACCCTTGGTGTAGTCGAACTTCTCGACCGCACGGATCAGGCCCAGGTTGCCCTCCTGGATCAGGTCCAGGAACAGCATGCCGCGGCCGGTGTAGCGCTTGGCCAGCGAGACCACCAGGCGGAGGTTGGCCTCCAGCAGGTGGTTCTTGGCCCGGCGGCCGTCCTCGGCGATCCACTCGAGCTCGGCCCGGACGTCGACCGGGAGGGTCTCCGCCTCGGGGCTGCCCAGCTGCTCCTCGGCGAACAGGCCCGCCTCGATGCGCTTGGCCAGCTCGACCTCCTGCTCGGCGTTGAGCAGGGGGACCTTGCCGATCTGCTTGAGGTAGTCCTTGACCGGGTCGGCGGTGGCGCCGGCGGCGGCGACCTGCGCGACCGGGGCGTCATCGTCGTCGTCGGACAGGATGAGGACCTCGTCCTCGGTCTTCTCGGTGGCGACGGTGGCGACCACGTCGGCCGGCTTGGGCTCGTCGTCGGAGTCGTCGTCGGACTCGGTCTCGGTCTCGCCCTCGGCGACGATCTCGTCGTCGTCGATGGCGATGTCCTCGAGGTCCTCCAGCTCCACGTCGCCGTCGAGCTCGATGTCCTCGTCGTCGTCCACGCCCTCGACGGGCTTCGGCTTGGTCTCGGCAGGCCCAGCGGTCTCAGGCTTGGCCTTCTTGGCGGCCGGCGCCGCCTTCTTGGCCGCCGGGGCGGCCTTCTTGGCGGGAGCCGGCTTCTTGGCAGCAGCCTCGGCCTCGGCGGCGCCCACGACCGCGGTCACGGTCTCGGGCTGCTGCTCCTTGGCGGCCGCTGCGGGCTTGGTCTTGACGGGGGCGGCGGTGCGGCGCTTTGCTGGACCACGAGACTTCTTCGGCGCAGCCGAATCCGCGGCGGTCACCACCACGGTCACGCCCTCTTTACTGAGGTTCCGCAAGAACGCGGCGGCGTGCGACATGGGGATGTCCGCCTCCTCGAAGGCCTGGCGGACGTCCTCGGACTCGAGGAAACCCTGCGAGCGCCCACGCTCGAGCAGTCGCTGAATGACGGGCTCGTTCAGCTCTTGTGGCTTCGAGCGAGTCGAACTTGCAGGCGACACGAACACCTCTCGAACGAACGCGTGGCGACAATGGACCCAGATGCCCGCTGGGGGGCTGATGCCTCTCTCGGAGATCGGTGAGGCCGTGCGGACCGCGACGGACCTGCCCAGCATTGTGGCACGACCTCGCGCTCCATACGGCCACCTCCCGGCGGTTGACCTCCACCCTAGGCCGACCCAGACAGTAGTGCGTACGTAAGCGCGCCACCGATACCCGAAAGCAACCCTTATGACTGTTTCATTCAGTCACTCTTCGTGGCGGGCGGCACGTGGATGGCCAGGGCGGTAACGTCATCGTCTTGTTCATATCCCGACAACATCCGGTCAACCAGGAAGTCCAGCAACATGTGCGGACTTCTCACGACCTCAGGCGGCGCTTCGGTCACAACACTGCAAATCTCCGCGAGTCCCGCGTCCAGCCCGCGCTTGCGGTTCTCCACCAGACCGTCGGAGTAGAGCACGGCGGTGTGGCCGGGCGGGACCACGAACCTGAACTGCCGGCGGCTCGTCGGCCAGCCCAGCGGCGTGCCGGGCTGGGCGTCGCACAGCACGGCCGTGCCCTGCGGCGAGACGAGGACGGGCGGCGGATGGCCGGCGAGCGCGAGGGTGCCCTCACCGGTGACGGGCTCGACGACCATGTAGGCCAGAGTGGTGACCTGCTCCTCCTCCTCGGTCGCGTCGAAGACCCGGTCGAGGCCGGTCAGCACGGCCGCGGGCGGCGGGTTGGTCAGCGCCAGCGCCCGCATGGCGTTGCGGATGCGGCCCATGCCCGCCGCGGCCTTGACGCCCTTGCCCATGACGTCGCCGACGACGGCCGCGACCCGCCCGTCCTGGAGCACGAACGCGTCGTACCAGTCGCCGCCGACCTGCACGTGGCGGCTGCCGGACCGGAACCGCTGGGCAAGCTCCAGGCCCCTGATCACCGGCAGGCGGTCGGGCAGGAGGCTGCGCTGCAGCGTCTCGGCGGTGCGGTGCTCACGCTCGAACAGCGTCGCCCGCTCGACCGCCAGCGCGCACTGCCCGGCCAGCGCCTCGAGGAAGACGCCGTCCTCCTGCGAGATCTTCTGCGGCCGGGTGAACGAGAAGCGCAGCGCGCCCAGCGCGCGGCCCGCGGCCAGCAGCGGCAGGCCCACCCAGGCGCGCTCGTCGCTGTTGGTCAGGTAGTTGGCCAGCACGCGCTCGTCGCCGCCCGCCTCCAGAAGCTGCGACTTCAGGCTCTCGGGCGACTCGGCGAACACCGGCCTGCGGCTGTTGACCGCCATGGTCATCACGCTGGAGTGGGAGAGCGGGATCTCCTCGCCGGTCGTGCCGGACGCCTCGGGGACGCCCTCGCCGTTGACCAGCTTGAGCGCGGCCCGGTCGGTGTCGAGCAGCGCGACCGCGGACCGGTCGGCGGCCAGCGCGGTGCGGCCCACGTCGATGATGACCTGCACCACCTGCTCGACCGTGAGCGCCTCGGCCAGCATCGCGGTGGCGCCCTGCAGACGCGCCGTGCGCAGCGCAGCGGCGCCGAGCTGGTCGGTCAGCCGGCCGCGCATCTCCTCGGCCTCGCGCTGGGGCGTGACGTCGGTGTTGGCGCCGACCCACTCGACCACGCGACCGTGGCGGATGATGGGCACGGCACGCACCTCGAAGTGTCGGTAGCCACTGGCGCGGGTGCGCACCCGGTAGTTCCACTCGAACATGGTCCGGCCGCGCAGCGCCTCCTTCCAGGCCTCCTCGGTCTGCTGGCGCTCCTCGGGGTGCACCACGTCGAGCCAGCCGTGCGCGAGGTACTCCTCGAGGCCCTGGCCGGTGATGGCGCGCCACTGCGGGGCGTCCTCGACCACCGTGCCGGTGGGCGAGGTGATCCAGACGAGCTGCGACTGCGCCTCGACCAGCGAGCGGTAGCGCTCCTCGCTGCGGCGCAGGTCCTCCTCGGTCTGGCGGCTCTCGGTCACGTCCATGCCGATGAGCGCCACGGCCCGTAGTTCGCCCGTGTCGTCGTGGACGGGCGAGAACGACAGCGACCAGTGGCGGGTCTCGCCCTCGGGAGTGCGGACCCGTACCCGGCTCTCCGTGACGGGCGCGTCGCTCTCGACGACGCCCTGCACCGCGTGGGTGACGATCTGGGCGAGGTCGGCCGCGAGGGCCTCGGCCGGGGCGCGCCCGGCGAGCCGCTCGGCCGGCACGCCGACGACGTCGCTGAACACGTCGTTGGCCCGCTGGAGGCGGCCGTCGGGGTCGAGGAAGGCGAAGGCGAACTGCGCCTCGGAAAGCAGGCCCTTGAACAGGGCGGAGTCTGAGATGTCCACATCCGACTCCCGGGGACGGGGAACGGAGGTCTCGGCGCTCATGCTCGGCACCTCCGTCGCGTGCCAGGGTCTCCCACGCGGCACATCTCCATAACTGTGTATCGGCGTAGCGCGGCTCCGGGCGACCGGATCCTGCAGTACATCATCGGCGATGGGCATGCGCGGACGGAAGTCCCGGCAGCCATACCATCAACGCATCCTGTCAAAGTCGCTCCACGTTGCGCAGCAAGATCAGGCTACTTGGCCTTGGCCGCTCGCTTGGCCTCCTGTTTGGCGGCCCGGACGCGACCCAGCGTGTCGGCGTCGATCACATCCGCCACCGACCGGAAGGACCCCTCCTCGCCGTACGGCCCCGCCGCCTCGCGCCATCCTGGCGGCCGGACGCCCAGTTGCTTGCCGAGCAATGCCAAAAATATCTGGGCTTTCTGCTTGCCGTAACCAGGAAGCGACTCAAGCCCGCGGAGAAGGTCTTTGCCGTCGGCGGCCTCGGTCCAGATGCGCTCGGGCCGGCCGCCGTGGTGTTCGACGAGGTAGGCGGCCAGCTGCTGGATCCTGGCGGCCATCGAGGAGGGGTAGCGGTGCACGGCGGGTTTCTCGGCCAGCAACGCGGCGAACTCTTCGGGGTCGTAGGAGGCGACCTCCTCGGCGGTGAGGTCGCCTCCGAGCCGCTGGCAGATCGTGTAGGGCCCGGCGAACGCCTGTTCCATCGGGATCTGCTGGTCGAGCAGCATGCCGACGAGGAGGGCGAACGGACTGCGGCCGAGCAGGTCGTCGGCCTCCGCCCGCTGGGCTAGCTGGATGCGCATGGGAACAGCTTCGCACGAAAGGAGTTGCCGAGAAGCGAACACAGGCGTAGTGGAGGCTTGACACGAGCCCGAGAAGAGATGGAATGGGAGCGCAAGTCGCCTGCGACCATTCCTAGGGGTTTGCCCCTGGGCATCCAGAGGAATCTGACACCTATGCTCGCTCTG from Nonomuraea muscovyensis includes the following:
- a CDS encoding tyrosine-protein phosphatase — its product is MRRHVAFNRLHNFRDLGGYVAGDGRTVTWGRIYRSDSLAKLAGDDWDRFLGLGVRVVIDLRYPWEIAAKGRVPEHDGMTYVNLSIEHRPYDQAEIDPDVDPWRHLADRYAEVAADGAGELRQALEVIAGGAGPLVFHCASGKDRTGILAALVLSLAGVAEEQIVEDFALTELATDRLVADWRAAHPSRVLRWPGYGRAPAEVMRLFLADLASRHGSVRGYAADVLGVDDDLVNRLRDELLAP
- a CDS encoding DNA gyrase/topoisomerase IV subunit B, which codes for MTLVEAGYTARHLSVLEGLEAVRKRPGMYIGSTDSRGLMHCLWEIVDNGVDEALAGHCDRIEVELHADGSIEVRDNGRGIPVDIEPKSGLAGVELVYTKLHAGGKFGGGSYGASGGLHGVGASVVNALSARLDVEVDRDGRVHEISFRRGVPGFFDGDGPTAKFRKKSGLREGGRLAQNVTGTRVRFWADKQIFLPDAEVSLDEIHVRLRQTAFLVPGLTLVVVDSRDEEPVTEEFRFDGGISEFTDFLARDEAVCDVLRLQGVGHFHETVPVLDDQGHMTPTEVQRELTVDVAVRWGKGYESTVRSFVNVISTPKGGTHLTGFERGLVRTINEQLRETRLLKNGDDPVTKEDIHEGLTAVVTVRVPEPQFEGQTKEVLGTSAATRIVSHVVSRELKEMFANPPRGFKQPLRAMLEKIVAAAKARIAAREHRDNQRRKSALENSALPAKLVDCRSDDVDRSELFIVEGDSALGTAKLARDSEFQALLPIRGKILNVQKASMSDMLKNAECAAIIQVVGAGSGRSFDIDAARYGKVILMADADVDGAHIRCLLLTLFHRYMRPMVEAGRVFAAVPPLHRIELTNPGRGKDKYIYCYSDAELQRVLRDLERRGKRWKDPVQRYKGLGEMDADQLAETTMDPRHRILRRVRIEDAEGAESIFSLLMGSDVAPRREFIVNSAAEVDRDHIDA
- a CDS encoding DUF7455 domain-containing protein, which codes for MTGALAPVKPLTALDRCDRCGAQAYIRATLPVGGELLFCAHHGRQHIAALREKGADILDESARLSETPSIARNDQR
- a CDS encoding GNAT family N-acetyltransferase; this translates as MNIDLLVHEAWPAYEQRRHGGWILRYAGGVTKRANSVLAPDVPADLDAAVGVAEDFYASRGQRCVFSVGSRTAPELDAALEARGYALVDPTIVMVGSGEMPEPGHQVRVEDHPWPEWLETWWAVDGRYGDGLAAAERICTGVPARYAAVEEDGVPLAVGRGVPQGDTLGVYCMATLPHARRRGLARSVLRALVRHSGARSAYLVTTAPNLAAQALYRTEGFEVRGGYHYRVL
- a CDS encoding DUF418 domain-containing protein; protein product: MVLVASLFVTDGYLLAPGLLLVGAALVRYGVIDRIEQSAKGPAITGALLAVAAAPTLAVQVVVQMNNPAGRAAGVVTAIAGMLIGGVYVCMLLLMLRTPLRAALHALFAPLGKMALTNYLTASILVLAVAHLHGRPQDWTQPVLLALAVGILSAQWVFSTLWLRRYRFGPLEWLWRWATWGRRPALQHA
- a CDS encoding YaaA family protein, with the protein product MLILLPPSEGKASEGSGPPLGDLSFPALGRARRRVLTALAKASRRRDALDVLGLTPGLAGELAKNLVLQTAATLPAAELYTGVLYDNLGLGTLEGAARLRAEESVLVFSGLWGVLRITDRVPPYRLSMGVSLPPLGGLAAFWRPLVTKQLDALPGLVVDLRSATYAGAWQPGDRSVAVRVFKDGKVVSHMAKATRGEIARALLASGDDPASPDELAKILDTLGYTVDLTAPARPTRPWTLDVRL
- a CDS encoding RNA polymerase sigma factor, with the protein product MSPASSTRSKPQELNEPVIQRLLERGRSQGFLESEDVRQAFEEADIPMSHAAAFLRNLSKEGVTVVVTAADSAAPKKSRGPAKRRTAAPVKTKPAAAAKEQQPETVTAVVGAAEAEAAAKKPAPAKKAAPAAKKAAPAAKKAKPETAGPAETKPKPVEGVDDDEDIELDGDVELEDLEDIAIDDDEIVAEGETETESDDDSDDEPKPADVVATVATEKTEDEVLILSDDDDDAPVAQVAAAGATADPVKDYLKQIGKVPLLNAEQEVELAKRIEAGLFAEEQLGSPEAETLPVDVRAELEWIAEDGRRAKNHLLEANLRLVVSLAKRYTGRGMLFLDLIQEGNLGLIRAVEKFDYTKGYKFSTYATWWIRQAITRAMADQARTIRIPVHMVEVINKLARVQRQMLQDLGREPTPEELARELDMTPEKVVEVQKYGREPISLHTPLGEEGDSEFGDLIEDSEAIVPADAVSFTLLQEQLHSVLDTLSEREAGVVSMRFGLTDGQPKTLDEIGKVYGVTRERIRQIESKTMSKLRHPSRSQVLRDYLD
- a CDS encoding SpoIIE family protein phosphatase translates to MSAETSVPRPRESDVDISDSALFKGLLSEAQFAFAFLDPDGRLQRANDVFSDVVGVPAERLAGRAPAEALAADLAQIVTHAVQGVVESDAPVTESRVRVRTPEGETRHWSLSFSPVHDDTGELRAVALIGMDVTESRQTEEDLRRSEERYRSLVEAQSQLVWITSPTGTVVEDAPQWRAITGQGLEEYLAHGWLDVVHPEERQQTEEAWKEALRGRTMFEWNYRVRTRASGYRHFEVRAVPIIRHGRVVEWVGANTDVTPQREAEEMRGRLTDQLGAAALRTARLQGATAMLAEALTVEQVVQVIIDVGRTALAADRSAVALLDTDRAALKLVNGEGVPEASGTTGEEIPLSHSSVMTMAVNSRRPVFAESPESLKSQLLEAGGDERVLANYLTNSDERAWVGLPLLAAGRALGALRFSFTRPQKISQEDGVFLEALAGQCALAVERATLFEREHRTAETLQRSLLPDRLPVIRGLELAQRFRSGSRHVQVGGDWYDAFVLQDGRVAAVVGDVMGKGVKAAAGMGRIRNAMRALALTNPPPAAVLTGLDRVFDATEEEEQVTTLAYMVVEPVTGEGTLALAGHPPPVLVSPQGTAVLCDAQPGTPLGWPTSRRQFRFVVPPGHTAVLYSDGLVENRKRGLDAGLAEICSVVTEAPPEVVRSPHMLLDFLVDRMLSGYEQDDDVTALAIHVPPATKSD
- a CDS encoding HhH-GPD-type base excision DNA repair protein — its product is MRIQLAQRAEADDLLGRSPFALLVGMLLDQQIPMEQAFAGPYTICQRLGGDLTAEEVASYDPEEFAALLAEKPAVHRYPSSMAARIQQLAAYLVEHHGGRPERIWTEAADGKDLLRGLESLPGYGKQKAQIFLALLGKQLGVRPPGWREAAGPYGEEGSFRSVADVIDADTLGRVRAAKQEAKRAAKAK